Proteins encoded together in one Benincasa hispida cultivar B227 chromosome 1, ASM972705v1, whole genome shotgun sequence window:
- the LOC120079979 gene encoding uncharacterized protein LOC120079979, with product MEDFILWTKRVKVFLNSQKVLKAFDGPQTLPTTISVEDRQNMEVISYRTLILNITGSVLRQVINENTTYEIKHSKSLNENLDEFKKLTNEFNQLGEKLGAKSKAAILINSLHDTFKEVKSALKYERESVTVNVVITALKSKELELQLEKNVREVESLYFKRKNQSKKNHSNKNEIIEDSNRNRDFRRDEPRRSKEHGRFQGPASEEAYKYIKVFVAKNKRAVDFETEERDWVLELGCTYRMTSKKS from the exons ATGGAAGATTTTATTCTATGGACAAAGAGGGTCAAGGTTTTCTTGAATTCACAAAAGGTCTTGAAGGCTTTTGATGGTCCCCAGACCTTGCCTACCACAATTAGTGTTGAAGATAGACAAAACATGGAGGTGATTTCTTATAGAACTTTGATTCTCAACATCACAGGCAGTGTCTTGAGGCAAGTGATCAATGAGAACACAACTTATGAG ATTAAACACTCTAAGTCcttaaatgaaaatttggatgaatttaAGAAGCTCACAAATGAGTTCAACCAACTTGGAGAAAAGCTTGGGGCAAAAAGTAAAGCGGCTATCTTGATCAACTCACTTCATGACACCTTTAAAGAGGTAAAATCAGCCTTGAAGTATGAGAGAGAATCAGTGACAGTCAATGTTGTCATTACAGCCTTAAAAAGCAAGGAATTAGAGCTACAACTAGAAAAAAATGTTAGGGAAGTTGAATCTCTTTATTTTAAGAGAAAGAACCAGTCAAAGAAGAATCACTCTAACAAAAATGAGATAAT AGAAGACTCAAACAGAAATAGAGATTTCAGAAGAGATGAGCCAAGGAGATCAAAGGAACATGGGAGATTTCAAGGGCCTGCTAGTGAAGAAGCTTATAAGTACATTAAAGTTTTTGTTGCTAAAAATAAAAGGGCTGTGGATTTTGAAACTGAGGAGAGAGACTGGGTCTTAGAGCTAGGATGTACCTATCGTATGACTTCTAAGAAGAGCTAG